From Anopheles darlingi chromosome 2, idAnoDarlMG_H_01, whole genome shotgun sequence, the proteins below share one genomic window:
- the LOC125950171 gene encoding transcriptional regulator ATRX homolog isoform X1: MQSIVNGGSVGGNSENNQQTASGIQQQPKHEDEIMPMSKDRLANDFDSIRNSIEINPLESAKTDVTTDCPPDSEEGGNNGGNDDGGESSSGQDHQQIRLVSLDKLLRTSLIETLDEQQEGEEDDVLFVSSSNSSSRRRGRDRQVKKANASIIEINSSDTSDSDCFIGPPSNTSPRSKRNPSKTPRRISSKPAQSSPIHNSQSSPTVYQTRDFTVVVEKLPTDLRSIESLYGVTVHDLNDKRIERFLSNTNYFGDLKRTKALVSNQTKPTKPANGDKARAKKRMLSESDSEKPAKSKTESDSAKQAKSAGSESDSDKPLKSRKKSNIPKTKMARNAKKRRAVSDSEEEEWCDAENTGKTGDDSPPPESAVATNGGSDTNDEEAKVDDDGGNDSAPSASTTGRSRRAATRSCRTNLRTGLTSDEDGDEAKDDFQTRKKRTRVRKNSSSSDEKKPAKPKVTKRRRIKKNSSDSEADSPNKGRKNIRKLMKKKDLDETTKNAEQVERERKQRVAERQKLYNQEAYDEKPEQIRPLEKLVLDFDEETAEALLEMDKRLVKQLKPHQANGIKFMFDACCESLERLRETAGSGCILAHCMGLGKSLQVVALSHTLLSNADITGIERILVVCPLSTVRNWVNEFKIWLKHVEKGSRVEVYEISRYKDNVTRANRLMEWHNEGGVMILGYDMFRNLANPTAPRLRKKVRESLQTSLIDPGPDMIVCDEGHLLKNEKTSLSKAITRIKTMRRIVLTGTPIQNNMKEYYCMVQFVKPQLLGTYTEYMNRFVNPITNGQYTDSTPYDIQLMRKRAHVLHKLLDGCVQRRDYSVLAPFLPPKLEFVVSVQLTPMQIALYKYYMEHFAGKRHEDLMQKRSSMLFSDFQNLQRIWTHPRVLRYNSDRYEINQQKKRDLDSDAESLGSMKDFLDDSDSEQSTSSESSSSESDDDVKVLDNDSESNAGSVESSKTNEKPASSEGPSAAKTTGRRTRKNGIVEEEPPELSKPENPTEWWMQLCPESELDNLEHSGKLMLLMEILKECEAIGDKLLVFSQSLYSLDVIEHFLSLLDDNAQKDEDEQDEILSKYPCSWSLGLDYFRLDGSTSIDNRNDACKVFNDENNTRARLFLISTRAGGLGINLVAANRVVIFDVSWNPSHDIQSIFRVYRFGQTKPCYIYRFIAMGTMEEKIYERQVTKQAISKRVIDEQQIDRHYKENDLQELYRYDVEPSEPRPTPNLPKDRLFAELLQRFDKLIYKYHEHDSLLENKEEETLNEEERKAAWEEFEQEKNRPPVPAYGMGMANMGMGMGMGVGMAGRVAGPVTSSSTYGIRNDVLLKLLNMKARQDNPTLSDNVVNSMIPYMMQELYRQMNEGDLTFYKSLLELQLRLEVPSANMQQQGIRFAMPANAGMVGQTVPQPMMMNAAGNVASTATQFGNMQMQGPGHSGMPQPGMMIPNATGVQPTTLPRPLNIDPEIVELD, translated from the exons ATGCAAAGCATAGTGAACGGTGGTAGTGTCGGGGGAAACTCTGAAAACAATCAGCAAACCGCTTccggcatccagcagcagccaaaacaTGAAGATGAAATTATGCCCATGAGCAAGGATAGGCTCGCAAACgacttcgattcgatccgcaATTCGATAGAAATTAATCCTTTGGAGAGTGCAAAAACTGACGTGACAACCGATTGCCCGCCGGACAGCGAAGAGGGTGGCAAcaacggcggcaacgacgacggcggcgaatCATCCTCAGGACAGGACCATCAGCAAATTCGATTGGTATCTTTGGATAAGTTACTGCGAACCAGCCTGATAGAGACCTTGGATGAGCAGCAAGAAGGTGAAGAGGACGACGTACTCTTCGTCAGCTcgtcaaacagcagcagcagaagaaggggtcGCGATCGCCAAGTTAAAAAGGCCAATGCCagcataattgaaataaatagcagCGATACCAGCGACAGTGACTGTTTCATCGGTCCACCATCAAACACTTCTCCTAGGAGCAAGCGAAATCCTTCAAAAACGCCTcgccgcatcagcagcaaaccggcgCAGAGCAGCCCCATCCACAACAGTCAATCCTCGCCGACAGTGTACCAAACGCGCGACTTTACTGTAGTAGTGGAAAAATTGCCCACAGACCTGAGGTCAATAGAATCGTTGTACGGTGTAACGGTACACGATCTTAACGACAAGAGAATCGAAAGATTCTTATCAAACACAAACTATTTCGGTGACTTAAAACGCACCAAAGCTCTTGTATCCAATCAAACGAAGCCTACTAAGCCGGCAAACGGCGATAAAGCTCGCGCTAAAAAGCGTATGCTGAGTGAATCCGATTCAGAGAAACCGGCAAAAAGCAAGACCGAATCCGATTCTGCAAAACAGGCAAAAAGTGCGGGCAGCGAATCTGATTCCGATAAACCGCTAAAAAgtcgaaaaaaatcgaacattccaaaaaca AAAATGGCTAGAAATGCGAAAAAACGCAGGGCAGTGAGCGAcagcgaagaggaagaatgGTGTGATGCGGAAAATACAGGAAAAACCGGTGATGATAGTCCTCCGCCGGAGTCAGCTGTAGCAACCAATGGAGGAAGTGATACGAACGATGAGGAAGCCAAAgtggacgacgatggtggcaacGACAGTGCGCCTTCCGCTAGCACAACCGGCAGAAGCCGACGAGCGGCCACTAGATCTTGCCGCACTAATCTACGTACCGGGCTCACCTCGGATGAAGATGGCGATGAAGCAAAGGACGATTTCCAAACGCGTAAAAAACGTACCCGCGTTAGGAAAAACTCATCCTCTTCCGACGAGAAAAAGCCCGCCAAACCGAAGGT AACTAAACGTAGGCGCATTAAGAAAAATTCTTCGGACAGTGAGGCCGATTCGCCCAACAAAGGACGGAAGAACATTCGCAAgttgatgaagaaaaaagatcTTGATGAAACGACGAAAAATGCGGAGCAGGTGGAGCGGGAACGCAAACAGCGCGTCGCTGAGCGACAAAAACTGTACAACCAAGAGGCTTACGATGAGAAACCGGAACAGATACGGCCACTAGAGAAGCTGGTGTTGGATTTCGATGAAGAGACGGCGGAAGCGCTGCTTGAGATGGATAAACGGCTAGTGAAGCAGCTAAAACCGCACCAAGCAAACGGAATTAAGTTTATGTTCGATGCTTGCTGTGAAAGCTTAGAGCGGTTGCGAGAAACAGCCGGCTCTGGATGCATTCTAGCTCACTGCATGGGTCTCGGCAAATCGCTACAGGTTGTGgccctctcacacacactgctcTCCAACGCGGATATAACGGGGATCGAACGAATTCTGGTGGTTTGTCCATTATCTACCGTGCGCAATTGGGTAAATGAGTTTAAAATCTGGCTGAAGCATGTTGAAAAGGGATCGAGAGTGGAGGTATACGAAATATCAAG GTACAAGGACAACGTAACACGAGCGAACAGACTGATGGAGTGGCACAACGAAGGCGGTGTGATGATCTTGGGTTACGACATGTTTCGCAACCTAGCCAACCCCACGGCTCCTCGTTTACGAAAGAAAGTTCGTGAATCGCTTCAAACTTCACTCATCGATCCCGGACCGGATATGATTGTTTGTGACGAAGGACATCTATTGAAGAACGAGAAAACTTCACTCTCTAAGGCTATAACTCGCATCAAAACGATGCGTCGCATAGTGCTTACCGGTACTCCGATTCAGAATAATATGAAAGAGT ATTACTGTATGGTACAGTTTGTGAAACCGCAGCTGCTCGGAACGTACACGGAGTACATGAACCGTTTTGTGAATCCTATCACCAACGGACAGTACACCGACTCGACACCATACGATATTCAGCTGATGCGGAAACGTGCACACGTACTGCACAAGCTGCTGGATGGGTGTGTGCAACGGCGTGATTATTCCGTACTTGCACCATTTTTGCCACCGAAATTGGAATTTGTGGTGTCAGTTCAACTGACTCCAATGCAAATTGCACTGTATAAG TACTATATGGAACATTTTGCTGGCAAAAGGCACGAAGATTTGATGCAAAAACGGTCATCGATGCTGTTCTCGGATTTTCAAAACCTGCAGCGAATATGGACTCATCCGAGAGTACTACGGTACAACAGCGATCGGTATGaaataaaccaacaaaagaAG CGAGATCTTGATTCGGATGCGGAATCGCTGGGTTCTATGAAAGACTTTCTAGACGACAGTGATAGCGAACAGTCGACATCTTCGGAATCATCTTCTTCCGAGTCGGACGATGATGTAAAAGTCCTTGATAATGATAGCGAAAGTAATGCGGGCTCGGTCGAATCAAGTAAGACCAACGAGAAGCCGGCATCCAGTGAAGGGCCCTCCGCAGCTAAAACCACTGGACGACGAACTCGTAAAAATGGTATTGTAGAAG AGGAACCACCAGAACTATCAAAACCGGAAAACCCGACCGAATGGTGGATGCAGTTGTGCCCCGAATCAGAGCTGGATAATCTCGAGCACTCGGGCAaattgatgctgttgatggaaATTCTCAAGGAATGTGAAGCTATCGGTGATAAGTT ATTGGTTTTCTCGCAATCTCTGTACTCGCTCGACGTGATTGAACATTTCCTATCCTTGCTGGACGATAATGCACAAAAGGACGAGGATGAACAGGATGAGATACTGAGCAAATATCCTTGCTCGTGGTCACTCGGGTTGGATTATTTCCGGCTCGATGGTTCGACCTCGATTGACAACAGGAACGATGCGTGTAAAGTTTTTAACGACGAAAACAACACACGGGCTAG ATTGTTTTTGATATCAACGCGTGCGGGTGGGCTGGGCATCAATCTGGTCGCCGCTAACAGAGTCGTTATCTTCGACGTATCATGGAACCCGTCGCACGATATCCAGAGCATCTTCCGTGTTTATCGTTTTGGGCAAACGAAACCGTGCTACATTTACCGCTTTATTGCAATG GGCACCATGGAGGAGAAGATCTATGAACGGCAAGTGACGAAGCAAGCGATATCGAAACGTGTGATCGATgagcagcagatcgatcgaCACTACAAGGAAAATGATCTACAGGAGCTATACCGCTATGATGTGGAACCGAGCGAACCGCGTCCTACTCCCAACCTTCCGAAGGATCGATTGTTTgcggagctgctgcagcggttTGACAAACTGATCTACAAGTACCACGAGCACGATTCGCTGCTGGAGAACAAAGAGGAGGAGACGCTTAATGAGGAAGAACGAAAGGCAGCTTGGGAGGAGTTCGAACAGGAGAAGAACCGTCCCCCGGTACCGGCCTATGGGATGGGTATGGCCAATATGGGTATGGGCATGGGAATGGGCGTTGGAATGGCAGGCCGAG TAGCTGGTCCGGTGACATCGAGTTCCACCTATGGCATCCGGAACGATGTTTTGCTTAAGCTGCTCAACATGAAGGCTCGCCAGGATAACCCGACATTGAGTGATAACGTTGTCAACAGTATGATACCGTACATGATGCAGGAACTGTACCGTCAAATGAACGAAGGGGATCTAACG TTCTACAAGAGTTTGTTGGAGCTTCAACTTAGGCTGGAAGTTCCATCGGcaaacatgcagcagcagggaatACGGTTCGCGATGCCGGCCAACGCTGGTATGGTAGGGCAAACAGTTCCtcagccgatgatgatgaacgcaGCCGGTAATGTGGCATCGACCGCAACTCAGTTCGGTAACATGCAG ATGCAAGGACCGGGACACAGTGGGATGCCTCAGCCGGGCATGATGATTCCCAATGCCACCGGCGTGCAACCGACCACACTCCCTCGTCCGCTCAATATCGATCCTGAAATTGTAGAGTTGGACTAA
- the LOC125950171 gene encoding transcriptional regulator ATRX homolog isoform X2 has translation MQSIVNGGSVGGNSENNQQTASGIQQQPKHEDEIMPMSKDRLANDFDSIRNSIEINPLESAKTDVTTDCPPDSEEGGNNGGNDDGGESSSGQDHQQIRLVSLDKLLRTSLIETLDEQQEGEEDDVLFVSSSNSSSRRRGRDRQVKKANASIIEINSSDTSDSDCFIGPPSNTSPRSKRNPSKTPRRISSKPAQSSPIHNSQSSPTVYQTRDFTVVVEKLPTDLRSIESLYGVTVHDLNDKRIERFLSNTNYFGDLKRTKALVSNQTKPTKPANGDKARAKKRMLSESDSEKPAKSKTESDSAKQAKSAGSESDSDKPLKSRKKSNIPKTKMARNAKKRRAVSDSEEEEWCDAENTGKTGDDSPPPESAVATNGGSDTNDEEAKVDDDGGNDSAPSASTTGRSRRAATRSCRTNLRTGLTSDEDGDEAKDDFQTRKKRTRVRKNSSSSDEKKPAKPKVTKRRRIKKNSSDSEADSPNKGRKNIRKLMKKKDLDETTKNAEQVERERKQRVAERQKLYNQEAYDEKPEQIRPLEKLVLDFDEETAEALLEMDKRLVKQLKPHQANGIKFMFDACCESLERLRETAGSGCILAHCMGLGKSLQVVALSHTLLSNADITGIERILVVCPLSTVRNWVNEFKIWLKHVEKGSRVEVYEISRYKDNVTRANRLMEWHNEGGVMILGYDMFRNLANPTAPRLRKKVRESLQTSLIDPGPDMIVCDEGHLLKNEKTSLSKAITRIKTMRRIVLTGTPIQNNMKEYYCMVQFVKPQLLGTYTEYMNRFVNPITNGQYTDSTPYDIQLMRKRAHVLHKLLDGCVQRRDYSVLAPFLPPKLEFVVSVQLTPMQIALYKYYMEHFAGKRHEDLMQKRSSMLFSDFQNLQRIWTHPRVLRYNSDRYEINQQKKRDLDSDAESLGSMKDFLDDSDSEQSTSSESSSSESDDDVKVLDNDSESNAGSVESSKTNEKPASSEGPSAAKTTGRRTRKNGIVEEEPPELSKPENPTEWWMQLCPESELDNLEHSGKLMLLMEILKECEAIGDKLLVFSQSLYSLDVIEHFLSLLDDNAQKDEDEQDEILSKYPCSWSLGLDYFRLDGSTSIDNRNDACKVFNDENNTRARLFLISTRAGGLGINLVAANRVVIFDVSWNPSHDIQSIFRVYRFGQTKPCYIYRFIAMGTMEEKIYERQVTKQAISKRVIDEQQIDRHYKENDLQELYRYDVEPSEPRPTPNLPKDRLFAELLQRFDKLIYKYHEHDSLLENKEEETLNEEERKAAWEEFEQEKNRPPVPAYGMGMANMGMGMGMGVGMAGRAGPVTSSSTYGIRNDVLLKLLNMKARQDNPTLSDNVVNSMIPYMMQELYRQMNEGDLTFYKSLLELQLRLEVPSANMQQQGIRFAMPANAGMVGQTVPQPMMMNAAGNVASTATQFGNMQMQGPGHSGMPQPGMMIPNATGVQPTTLPRPLNIDPEIVELD, from the exons ATGCAAAGCATAGTGAACGGTGGTAGTGTCGGGGGAAACTCTGAAAACAATCAGCAAACCGCTTccggcatccagcagcagccaaaacaTGAAGATGAAATTATGCCCATGAGCAAGGATAGGCTCGCAAACgacttcgattcgatccgcaATTCGATAGAAATTAATCCTTTGGAGAGTGCAAAAACTGACGTGACAACCGATTGCCCGCCGGACAGCGAAGAGGGTGGCAAcaacggcggcaacgacgacggcggcgaatCATCCTCAGGACAGGACCATCAGCAAATTCGATTGGTATCTTTGGATAAGTTACTGCGAACCAGCCTGATAGAGACCTTGGATGAGCAGCAAGAAGGTGAAGAGGACGACGTACTCTTCGTCAGCTcgtcaaacagcagcagcagaagaaggggtcGCGATCGCCAAGTTAAAAAGGCCAATGCCagcataattgaaataaatagcagCGATACCAGCGACAGTGACTGTTTCATCGGTCCACCATCAAACACTTCTCCTAGGAGCAAGCGAAATCCTTCAAAAACGCCTcgccgcatcagcagcaaaccggcgCAGAGCAGCCCCATCCACAACAGTCAATCCTCGCCGACAGTGTACCAAACGCGCGACTTTACTGTAGTAGTGGAAAAATTGCCCACAGACCTGAGGTCAATAGAATCGTTGTACGGTGTAACGGTACACGATCTTAACGACAAGAGAATCGAAAGATTCTTATCAAACACAAACTATTTCGGTGACTTAAAACGCACCAAAGCTCTTGTATCCAATCAAACGAAGCCTACTAAGCCGGCAAACGGCGATAAAGCTCGCGCTAAAAAGCGTATGCTGAGTGAATCCGATTCAGAGAAACCGGCAAAAAGCAAGACCGAATCCGATTCTGCAAAACAGGCAAAAAGTGCGGGCAGCGAATCTGATTCCGATAAACCGCTAAAAAgtcgaaaaaaatcgaacattccaaaaaca AAAATGGCTAGAAATGCGAAAAAACGCAGGGCAGTGAGCGAcagcgaagaggaagaatgGTGTGATGCGGAAAATACAGGAAAAACCGGTGATGATAGTCCTCCGCCGGAGTCAGCTGTAGCAACCAATGGAGGAAGTGATACGAACGATGAGGAAGCCAAAgtggacgacgatggtggcaacGACAGTGCGCCTTCCGCTAGCACAACCGGCAGAAGCCGACGAGCGGCCACTAGATCTTGCCGCACTAATCTACGTACCGGGCTCACCTCGGATGAAGATGGCGATGAAGCAAAGGACGATTTCCAAACGCGTAAAAAACGTACCCGCGTTAGGAAAAACTCATCCTCTTCCGACGAGAAAAAGCCCGCCAAACCGAAGGT AACTAAACGTAGGCGCATTAAGAAAAATTCTTCGGACAGTGAGGCCGATTCGCCCAACAAAGGACGGAAGAACATTCGCAAgttgatgaagaaaaaagatcTTGATGAAACGACGAAAAATGCGGAGCAGGTGGAGCGGGAACGCAAACAGCGCGTCGCTGAGCGACAAAAACTGTACAACCAAGAGGCTTACGATGAGAAACCGGAACAGATACGGCCACTAGAGAAGCTGGTGTTGGATTTCGATGAAGAGACGGCGGAAGCGCTGCTTGAGATGGATAAACGGCTAGTGAAGCAGCTAAAACCGCACCAAGCAAACGGAATTAAGTTTATGTTCGATGCTTGCTGTGAAAGCTTAGAGCGGTTGCGAGAAACAGCCGGCTCTGGATGCATTCTAGCTCACTGCATGGGTCTCGGCAAATCGCTACAGGTTGTGgccctctcacacacactgctcTCCAACGCGGATATAACGGGGATCGAACGAATTCTGGTGGTTTGTCCATTATCTACCGTGCGCAATTGGGTAAATGAGTTTAAAATCTGGCTGAAGCATGTTGAAAAGGGATCGAGAGTGGAGGTATACGAAATATCAAG GTACAAGGACAACGTAACACGAGCGAACAGACTGATGGAGTGGCACAACGAAGGCGGTGTGATGATCTTGGGTTACGACATGTTTCGCAACCTAGCCAACCCCACGGCTCCTCGTTTACGAAAGAAAGTTCGTGAATCGCTTCAAACTTCACTCATCGATCCCGGACCGGATATGATTGTTTGTGACGAAGGACATCTATTGAAGAACGAGAAAACTTCACTCTCTAAGGCTATAACTCGCATCAAAACGATGCGTCGCATAGTGCTTACCGGTACTCCGATTCAGAATAATATGAAAGAGT ATTACTGTATGGTACAGTTTGTGAAACCGCAGCTGCTCGGAACGTACACGGAGTACATGAACCGTTTTGTGAATCCTATCACCAACGGACAGTACACCGACTCGACACCATACGATATTCAGCTGATGCGGAAACGTGCACACGTACTGCACAAGCTGCTGGATGGGTGTGTGCAACGGCGTGATTATTCCGTACTTGCACCATTTTTGCCACCGAAATTGGAATTTGTGGTGTCAGTTCAACTGACTCCAATGCAAATTGCACTGTATAAG TACTATATGGAACATTTTGCTGGCAAAAGGCACGAAGATTTGATGCAAAAACGGTCATCGATGCTGTTCTCGGATTTTCAAAACCTGCAGCGAATATGGACTCATCCGAGAGTACTACGGTACAACAGCGATCGGTATGaaataaaccaacaaaagaAG CGAGATCTTGATTCGGATGCGGAATCGCTGGGTTCTATGAAAGACTTTCTAGACGACAGTGATAGCGAACAGTCGACATCTTCGGAATCATCTTCTTCCGAGTCGGACGATGATGTAAAAGTCCTTGATAATGATAGCGAAAGTAATGCGGGCTCGGTCGAATCAAGTAAGACCAACGAGAAGCCGGCATCCAGTGAAGGGCCCTCCGCAGCTAAAACCACTGGACGACGAACTCGTAAAAATGGTATTGTAGAAG AGGAACCACCAGAACTATCAAAACCGGAAAACCCGACCGAATGGTGGATGCAGTTGTGCCCCGAATCAGAGCTGGATAATCTCGAGCACTCGGGCAaattgatgctgttgatggaaATTCTCAAGGAATGTGAAGCTATCGGTGATAAGTT ATTGGTTTTCTCGCAATCTCTGTACTCGCTCGACGTGATTGAACATTTCCTATCCTTGCTGGACGATAATGCACAAAAGGACGAGGATGAACAGGATGAGATACTGAGCAAATATCCTTGCTCGTGGTCACTCGGGTTGGATTATTTCCGGCTCGATGGTTCGACCTCGATTGACAACAGGAACGATGCGTGTAAAGTTTTTAACGACGAAAACAACACACGGGCTAG ATTGTTTTTGATATCAACGCGTGCGGGTGGGCTGGGCATCAATCTGGTCGCCGCTAACAGAGTCGTTATCTTCGACGTATCATGGAACCCGTCGCACGATATCCAGAGCATCTTCCGTGTTTATCGTTTTGGGCAAACGAAACCGTGCTACATTTACCGCTTTATTGCAATG GGCACCATGGAGGAGAAGATCTATGAACGGCAAGTGACGAAGCAAGCGATATCGAAACGTGTGATCGATgagcagcagatcgatcgaCACTACAAGGAAAATGATCTACAGGAGCTATACCGCTATGATGTGGAACCGAGCGAACCGCGTCCTACTCCCAACCTTCCGAAGGATCGATTGTTTgcggagctgctgcagcggttTGACAAACTGATCTACAAGTACCACGAGCACGATTCGCTGCTGGAGAACAAAGAGGAGGAGACGCTTAATGAGGAAGAACGAAAGGCAGCTTGGGAGGAGTTCGAACAGGAGAAGAACCGTCCCCCGGTACCGGCCTATGGGATGGGTATGGCCAATATGGGTATGGGCATGGGAATGGGCGTTGGAATGGCAGGCCGAG CTGGTCCGGTGACATCGAGTTCCACCTATGGCATCCGGAACGATGTTTTGCTTAAGCTGCTCAACATGAAGGCTCGCCAGGATAACCCGACATTGAGTGATAACGTTGTCAACAGTATGATACCGTACATGATGCAGGAACTGTACCGTCAAATGAACGAAGGGGATCTAACG TTCTACAAGAGTTTGTTGGAGCTTCAACTTAGGCTGGAAGTTCCATCGGcaaacatgcagcagcagggaatACGGTTCGCGATGCCGGCCAACGCTGGTATGGTAGGGCAAACAGTTCCtcagccgatgatgatgaacgcaGCCGGTAATGTGGCATCGACCGCAACTCAGTTCGGTAACATGCAG ATGCAAGGACCGGGACACAGTGGGATGCCTCAGCCGGGCATGATGATTCCCAATGCCACCGGCGTGCAACCGACCACACTCCCTCGTCCGCTCAATATCGATCCTGAAATTGTAGAGTTGGACTAA
- the LOC125950213 gene encoding cation-dependent mannose-6-phosphate receptor-like: MLKLVAILWFCGFLRFSLADGTCRKVGDCSCEFYDGQGIDLSPVIPETSQALETTSPNGDKFYFSPCKTIFYVPSENQTDELGRCNKGYTLCMYVNASKNYSRLGELDRTEFISRENDGLYLTYRNEKNFTQVKLVCARDKSSFLYLEPTSYNKTQNHTLILFSPWACLKTIEDYSKPSTGTVLLIMLFISMLSYFLVGVTVNAVYLGARGMEMIPNLDFWRNLPGLVRDGARFLQNGCRVERRDPSPDTYDAI, translated from the exons ATGTTGAAATTAGTAGCGATACTTTGGTTTTGCGGCTTCCTGCGATTCTCTCTCGCCGATGGAACATGCCGGAAGGTGGGCGACTGTTCCTGCGAGTTTTACGATGGCCAGGGAATCGATCTATCACCGGTGATTCCGGAAACGAGCCAGGCGCTGGAAACGACATCTCCGAACGGCGACAAGTTTTATTTCAGTCCCTGCAAAACGATCTTCTACGTGCCAAGCGAGAACCAAACCGATGAACTCGGTCGCTGTAACAAGGGATACACG CTCTGTATGTACGTAAATGCGTCCAAAAACTACAGCAGACTTGGCGAACTGGACAGGACCGAGTTTATCAGCAGAGAGAACGATGGACTGTATCTTACttatcgaaacgaaaa GAACTTTACTCAAGTGAAGCTGGTGTGTGCCAGAGATAAGAGCTCGTTCCTCTATCTCGAACCAACATCGTACAACAAGACCCAGAACCATACG TTGATTCTGTTTTCCCCGTGGGCCTGTCTGAAGACGATAGAAGACTACAGCAAACCCAGCACGGgcacggtgctgctgattATGCTGTTCATCTCTATGCTTTCCTACTTTTTGGTCGGCGTTACGGTCAATGCCGTGTACTTGGGCGCTCGTGGCATGGAGATGATTCCGAATCTGGACTTTTGGCGCAACTTGCCCGGTCTTGTAAGG GATGGAGCACGTTTTCTACAGAATGGCTGTAGAGTTGAAAGGAGAGACCCTAGCCCGGACACCTACGACGCCATATGA